A window from Vulcanimicrobium alpinum encodes these proteins:
- a CDS encoding PLP-dependent cysteine synthase family protein: MDTSCGVAALIGSTKVVAIDAAGGTIAAKAEYLQPGGSVKDRAALAAIVNARRRGTLPPGGTVVEMTSGNMGAGLALVCGAFGHPFVAVMSRGNSPARAAMMRGLGAAVELVAQVDGSPGRVTGADIDAATRRARAIADERCAFFVDQFANADCVLAHETTTGPELRAALPRIDAFVACVGSGATLIGTLRDLKRRDRRVRGVAVEPHGAAVLAGEAVTKAAHLLQGTGYARIPPLWDASLVDAYASVTDEDASAERATLGRMGFYVGFSSAANVLAARRLLASGTLRDGAVVATVLCDTGLKYDPPASG, encoded by the coding sequence GTGGACACCTCCTGCGGCGTCGCGGCGCTGATCGGCAGCACGAAGGTCGTCGCGATCGACGCGGCCGGCGGCACGATCGCGGCGAAAGCGGAATACTTGCAGCCCGGCGGCAGCGTCAAAGACCGCGCCGCGCTCGCGGCGATCGTCAACGCGCGCCGGCGCGGGACGCTCCCTCCCGGCGGAACCGTCGTCGAGATGACGAGCGGGAACATGGGCGCGGGGCTCGCGCTGGTCTGCGGTGCGTTCGGACACCCGTTCGTCGCGGTGATGTCGCGCGGCAACAGTCCGGCACGCGCTGCGATGATGCGCGGCCTCGGTGCCGCGGTCGAACTCGTCGCGCAGGTCGACGGTTCGCCCGGGCGGGTCACCGGCGCCGATATCGACGCAGCGACGCGGCGCGCGCGCGCGATCGCGGACGAGCGTTGCGCGTTCTTCGTCGATCAGTTCGCCAACGCCGATTGCGTCCTCGCGCACGAGACGACGACCGGCCCCGAACTGCGCGCGGCGCTCCCGCGCATCGATGCGTTCGTCGCCTGCGTCGGCAGCGGCGCGACGCTGATCGGCACGCTGCGCGACCTCAAGCGTCGCGATCGGCGCGTCCGCGGTGTCGCCGTCGAGCCGCACGGCGCCGCCGTGCTCGCCGGCGAGGCGGTCACGAAGGCCGCGCACCTGCTGCAGGGGACCGGCTATGCGCGGATCCCGCCGCTGTGGGACGCTTCGCTCGTCGACGCGTACGCGAGCGTGACCGACGAGGACGCGAGCGCCGAGCGCGCGACGCTGGGACGGATGGGGTTCTACGTCGGGTTCTCGTCCGCGGCGAACGTGCTGGCCGCGCGCCGTTTGCTCGCGAGCGGGACGCTGCGCGACGGCGCGGTCGTCGCAACCGTCCTCTGCGACACCGGCCTCAAATACGATCCGCCGGCGTCAGGCTGA
- the pgl gene encoding 6-phosphogluconolactonase, with product MAGLRNVTVLPDAGALATAAADHAVAVLQRTLAARERAHLALAGGSTPRAMNALLAAPPRRDALDWTRVVFWFGDERCVPPSDADSNYRMNRETLLDPLAVAPGRVHRMRGEDDPTAAAADYHAVLQRELGERPRLDLILLGMGPDGHTASLFPGTVSGIARSALCIAHFVPRLDRWRITLTPHAINDAHSVTITAGGAEKADALAMVLNGPPQPDVYPSQIVRPRSGDLHWFVDAAAAAKL from the coding sequence GTGGCGGGGCTCCGCAACGTGACGGTGCTCCCCGACGCCGGCGCGCTCGCGACGGCGGCGGCCGATCACGCCGTCGCCGTCCTCCAGCGCACCCTCGCCGCGCGCGAGCGCGCGCACCTCGCGCTGGCGGGCGGCTCGACGCCGCGCGCGATGAACGCCCTGCTCGCGGCGCCGCCGCGCCGCGATGCGCTCGACTGGACGCGCGTGGTGTTCTGGTTCGGCGACGAGCGCTGCGTGCCGCCGTCCGACGCCGATTCCAACTACCGCATGAACCGCGAGACGCTGCTCGATCCGCTCGCCGTCGCGCCCGGCCGCGTTCATCGGATGCGCGGTGAAGACGACCCCACCGCCGCGGCCGCCGACTATCACGCGGTGCTGCAGCGGGAGCTCGGCGAGCGTCCGCGGCTCGACCTGATCCTGCTTGGGATGGGCCCCGACGGACACACCGCATCACTCTTCCCGGGCACCGTGAGCGGGATCGCGCGCAGCGCGCTCTGCATCGCGCACTTCGTCCCGCGGCTCGACCGCTGGCGGATCACCCTGACGCCGCACGCGATCAACGACGCGCACAGCGTCACGATCACCGCCGGCGGCGCGGAAAAGGCCGACGCGCTGGCGATGGTCCTCAACGGGCCGCCGCAGCCCGACGTGTACCCGTCGCAGATCGTGCGTCCGCGCAGCGGCGACCTGCACTGGTTCGTCGACGCCGCCGCAGCGGCGAAGCTCTGA